One window from the genome of Deltaproteobacteria bacterium encodes:
- a CDS encoding diacylglycerol kinase family lipid kinase has protein sequence MSMKTLLVVNPASGNGNTGRGWTKSELLLRRHLEFPFDVALTQSPGHATRIVREAVGRGVDRIVSVGGDGTLNEVVNGLFDGEHPQASETILGTIGLGTGSDFIKTLGWRPGLEFAAEKLNQGTVRRIDAAHVRFRTFDGSKAGRTFINVADFGAGGAVVERVNRTTKRFGGAASFLWGIVATLLTYKNKLISYRVAQGLEQSEILSNVIVGNGCYYGGGIKAAPTASLNNGTLSIVFVGDFKWLETLVNLPRFRAGRHLTHRKV, from the coding sequence ATGTCCATGAAAACGTTGCTCGTCGTTAATCCGGCATCCGGTAACGGAAATACCGGCCGAGGTTGGACCAAATCCGAGCTGCTTCTGCGACGGCATTTGGAGTTTCCTTTCGACGTGGCGCTGACCCAGAGTCCGGGACATGCCACCCGCATCGTCCGGGAAGCCGTCGGCAGGGGCGTGGACCGGATTGTGAGCGTGGGCGGCGACGGTACCCTGAACGAGGTCGTCAACGGTCTTTTCGATGGCGAGCATCCCCAAGCTTCTGAAACGATCTTGGGAACGATCGGCCTGGGCACGGGAAGTGACTTCATCAAAACATTGGGTTGGCGTCCGGGTCTGGAATTCGCCGCGGAAAAACTGAATCAGGGAACGGTCCGGCGGATCGATGCGGCTCATGTGCGATTCAGAACGTTTGACGGGTCGAAGGCCGGTCGAACGTTTATCAATGTGGCCGACTTTGGCGCGGGCGGAGCCGTGGTGGAGCGCGTGAACCGCACGACGAAGCGGTTCGGAGGGGCCGCGTCTTTTCTCTGGGGCATCGTAGCGACCCTTCTGACGTACAAGAACAAGCTGATATCCTATCGGGTGGCTCAGGGCCTCGAGCAATCGGAGATTCTGAGTAACGTGATCGTGGGGAACGGCTGTTACTACGGCGGAGGGATCAAGGCCGCTCCCACGGCGTCTCTGAACAACGGGACCCTGTCCATCGTCTTTGTGGGAGATTTCAAGTGGCTGGAAACGCTGGTCAATCTCCCCCGGTTTCGCGCGGGCCGACACTTGACGCATCGCAAAGT